The following are encoded together in the Glycine soja cultivar W05 chromosome 5, ASM419377v2, whole genome shotgun sequence genome:
- the LOC114412858 gene encoding protein TIC 22-like, chloroplastic: protein MMNFDGFQKALAEFQGRCSTLLGSLTRLQPNRARPPWARIAQPWGGRPMAMTVEAIEERLEGIPVYALSNASEEFLLVSGSSSGKNLGLFCFNKDDAEALLNQVTLIDPHARQGSKVVPVALNKVFQLKVNGVAFRLIPEFSQVKNALQEREKSGFASSGFSGVPVFQSRSLILKSQNKRFRPLFFRKEDLENTLKSAAREQNKLNPTMRKGDIQVATLEDVIKEMKENSTSNWDDVIFIPPGFDVSDDSNEQ from the exons atgATGAACTTTGACGGCTTCCAGAAGGCTCTGGCGGAGTTTCAGGGCCGCTGCTCCACGCTGCTGGGCAGCCTGACCCGTCTCCAGCCCAACCGCGCGAGGCCACCATGGGCTCGGATAGCCCAGCCCTGGGGAGGCAGGCCCATGGCCATGACGGTGGAGGCAATCGAGGAGCGCTTAGAGGGAATTCCCGTTTACGCCCTCAGCAACGCTTCCGAGGAGTTTCTCTTGGTCTCGGGCTCTTCCTCCGGGAAAAACCTTGGCCTCTTCTGCTTCAACAAGGACGACGCCGAGGCTCTCCTCAACCAGGTTACGCTTATCGACCCCCACGCTCGCCAGGGCTCCAAAGTTGTCCCCGTTGCTTTGAACAAGGTGTTTCAGCTCAAGGTGAACGGCGTTGCGTTTAGATTGATACCTGAGTTCTCTCAAGTAAAGAATGCCCTGCAA GAGAGGGAAAAATCTGGCTTTGCTTCCAGTGGCTTTTCTGGTGTTCCAGTTTTCCAG TCCAGAAGTCTGATATTGAAGAGCCAAAATAAGAGATTTCGTCCACTTTTCTTCAGAAAG GAGGACTTGGAAAATACACTTAAATCGGCAGCCCGTGAGCAGAACAAATTAAATCCCACTATGAGAAAAGGCGATATCCAG gTTGCCACTCTAGAGGatgtaataaaagaaatgaag gAAAATTCTACATCGAACTGGGATGATGTTATTTTTATACCTCCTGGATTTGATGTTTCAGACGACTCCAATGAGCAGTAG
- the LOC114412859 gene encoding xyloglucan endotransglucosylase/hydrolase 2-like: MAPSSTHNTGFYVLMLVGIVISTMVATCAGSFYQDFDLTWGGDRAKIFNGGQLLSLSLDKVSGSGFKSKKEYLFGRIDMQLKLVAGNSAGTVTAYYLSSQGPTHDEIDFEFLGNLSGDPYILHTNIFTQGKGNREQQFYLWFDPTRNFHTYSIIWKPQHIIFLVDNTPIRVFKNAESLGVPFPKNQPMRIYSSLWNADDWATRGGLVKTDWSKAPFTAYYRNFKATEFSLKSSISNSGAEYEANELDSYSRRRLRWVQKYFMIYNYCSDLKRFPQGLPAECRR; the protein is encoded by the exons ATGGCTCCTAGTTCTACTCACAATACTGGGTTCTATGTGCTTATGCTAGTTGGGATAGTGATTAGCACTATGGTTGCTACCTGTGCTGGTAGCTTCTACCAAGACTTTGATCTAACATGGGGTGGTGACCGTGCTAAGATATTCAATGGTGGCCAGCTTCTATCTCTTTCCCTTGACAAAGTCTCTGGCTCTGGCTTCAAATCAAAGAAAGAATACCTATTTGGGAGGATTGATATGCAGCTCAAGCTCGTTGCTGGCAACTCTGCTGGCACTGTCACTGCTTACTAC TTGTCATCCCAAGGGCCAACACATGATGAGATTGATTTCGAGTTTTTGGGAAACCTAAGTGGGGACCCTTATATTCTCCACACAAACATCTTCACCCAAGGCAAAGGTAACAGGGAGCAACAGTTCTATCTCTGGTTCGACCCCACCAGAAACTTCCACACTTATTCTATCATTTGGAAGCCCCAGCACATCAT ATTCTTGGTTGATAACACACCAATAAGGGTATTCAAGAATGCTGAATCTCTTGGTGTTCCTTTTCCAAAGAACCAGCCCATGAGAATCTATTCTAGCCTCTGGAATGCTGATGACTGGGCCACCAGAGGAGGATTGGTGAAAACTGATTGGTCCAAAGCACCCTTTACAGCATACTACCGCAATTTCAAAGCCACTGAGTTCTCACTCAAGTCTTCCATTTCAAATTCTGGTGCTGAATATGAGGCAAATGAGCTTGATTCTTATAGCAGAAGAAGACTGAGATGGGTTCAGAAGTACTTCATGATCTATAACTACTGCAGTGATCTCAAGCGATTCCCACAAGGTCTTCCTGCTGAATGTAGACGCTGA